The following are encoded in a window of Flavobacterium sp. WC2421 genomic DNA:
- a CDS encoding efflux RND transporter periplasmic adaptor subunit has protein sequence MKIKYFIYTLIIVGFGAFITYRIMENKEKSEVGNDKSGNPKAMRLSGIVVQPQTFDNNLSLSGSIEANEQVEIRSEVSGIVESINFQEGSSVSKGQLLFKVNDTELRAQLSQANTKESLASENERRAKLLLQKEAISQEEYDVARAEYASTRAQSQLIKAQIAKTAVRAPFSGRIGLRSISKGTYITPTVLVAKLVNIGQLKITFSIPEKYANQIKNNTNLNFTVAGSSDTYSAKVYAIEPAVEIATRTLQVRAITDNKDGKLLPGTFANVELPLDVIKDAIVVPSQAVIPVQNGKKVFISDMGKAKEIMVETATRTDASLLILSGLKAGDTVITTGVMALKNDAPVKVTVK, from the coding sequence ATGAAAATAAAATACTTTATATACACTTTAATAATTGTTGGTTTCGGTGCTTTTATCACGTATCGAATTATGGAAAATAAAGAAAAATCGGAAGTAGGAAATGATAAATCAGGAAATCCAAAAGCGATGCGTTTGTCTGGAATTGTGGTCCAACCACAAACATTTGACAACAATTTATCACTATCTGGTTCTATTGAGGCCAATGAACAGGTGGAAATACGTTCCGAAGTATCGGGAATTGTAGAAAGTATTAATTTTCAAGAAGGAAGTAGTGTCAGTAAAGGACAATTACTTTTTAAAGTCAATGACACCGAATTAAGAGCACAACTGAGTCAAGCCAATACTAAAGAAAGTTTAGCCTCTGAAAACGAGCGAAGAGCTAAACTTTTATTACAAAAAGAAGCCATCAGCCAGGAAGAGTATGATGTAGCAAGAGCTGAATATGCATCCACTCGCGCGCAAAGCCAATTGATTAAAGCCCAAATTGCTAAAACAGCAGTAAGAGCTCCGTTTTCAGGTAGAATTGGTTTGCGTTCGATTTCCAAAGGAACCTATATTACTCCTACAGTTTTAGTAGCCAAACTCGTGAACATTGGTCAATTAAAAATCACCTTTTCGATTCCTGAAAAATATGCCAATCAAATAAAAAATAACACTAATCTGAATTTTACAGTGGCGGGATCTTCTGATACGTATTCAGCCAAAGTATATGCTATAGAGCCAGCTGTAGAAATTGCTACCAGAACATTACAAGTTCGTGCGATTACAGATAATAAAGATGGGAAATTGTTACCTGGAACTTTTGCTAATGTCGAATTACCACTAGATGTCATTAAAGATGCCATTGTTGTTCCTAGCCAAGCAGTGATTCCAGTGCAAAACGGTAAAAAAGTGTTCATTTCTGATATGGGAAAAGCCAAAGAAATAATGGTGGAAACTGCCACTAGAACGGATGCTTCTCTATTAATTTTATCGGGATTAAAAGCGGGTGATACTGTAATTACAACTGGTGTAATGGCATTAAAAAATGATGCTCCTGTTAAAGTAACCGTTAAATAG
- the recG gene encoding ATP-dependent DNA helicase RecG, whose product MNNLLLTPIEYLKGVGPSRGELLRKELGIHKYADLINFYPNRYIDRTRYYKINELQNNVAEVQIIGKIINVKTVEFGKGRKRLVATFVDDTGQMELVWFQGHKWVRESLKINEVCVIFGKCTSFNGMYNMSHPEIELLSEHEKSLRSAMQPVYPSTETLTNRGISNRTINKIMQQLFLETHTLFTETLPDYLIAELKLISKKDALINIHFPKSTEALAKAQFRLKFEELFFIQLQLITKNLIQKHKIKGHPFTVVGEFFNEFYQNHLPFELTGAQKRVIKEIRTDMGSNAQMNRLLQGDVGSGKTIVAFMTMLLALDNGFQACLMAPTEILANQHFIGLSELAKELNINIKLLTGSSKTAARRIIHEELENGTLQILIGTHALLEDKVKFKNLGLAVIDEQHRFGVEQRSKLWKKNVIPPHVLVMTATPIPRTLAMSLYGDLDISVIDELPPGRKPIQTVHRFDSNRLKVWKFIRDEIAIGRQIYIVYPLIQESEKMDFKDLMDGYESISRDFPLPQYAISILHGKMKPADKDAEMKRFSEGKTNIMVATTVIEVGVNVPNASVMIIESAERFGLSQLHQLRGRVGRGADQSYCILMTSHKLSSDSKTRMETMVSTNDGFEIAEVDLKLRGPGNLMGTQQSGVLNLQIADIVKDRDILALARNHAMKILKEDAPLQKPEHASLRAVYIELTKKKNIWNYIS is encoded by the coding sequence ATGAATAACCTCCTACTTACTCCCATTGAATATTTGAAAGGCGTTGGTCCCAGTCGGGGCGAATTGCTACGCAAGGAATTGGGGATTCATAAGTATGCCGATTTAATCAATTTTTACCCCAACCGTTACATTGATCGCACCCGTTATTACAAAATCAATGAATTGCAAAATAATGTAGCCGAAGTTCAAATCATTGGTAAAATTATCAATGTCAAAACGGTGGAGTTTGGTAAAGGCAGGAAACGATTAGTAGCAACGTTTGTCGACGATACTGGACAAATGGAACTAGTATGGTTTCAAGGACATAAATGGGTTCGTGAATCACTCAAAATCAATGAGGTTTGCGTTATTTTTGGAAAATGCACGTCGTTCAATGGTATGTACAATATGTCACATCCTGAAATTGAATTATTGAGCGAACATGAAAAAAGTTTACGCTCCGCCATGCAACCCGTTTATCCTTCGACAGAAACACTCACAAATCGAGGTATTTCAAACCGTACGATTAACAAAATCATGCAACAGTTGTTTCTTGAAACGCATACTTTGTTTACCGAAACGCTTCCGGATTATCTCATTGCTGAACTAAAGCTGATTTCTAAAAAAGACGCTTTAATCAATATCCATTTTCCTAAAAGCACCGAAGCTTTGGCGAAAGCCCAATTTCGATTAAAATTTGAAGAATTGTTTTTTATTCAGTTGCAGTTAATTACTAAAAACCTGATTCAGAAACATAAAATCAAAGGGCATCCTTTTACTGTTGTAGGTGAATTTTTCAATGAATTTTATCAAAATCACCTGCCTTTTGAACTCACGGGAGCACAAAAAAGAGTGATTAAAGAAATAAGAACGGACATGGGTAGCAATGCCCAAATGAACCGATTATTACAAGGTGACGTAGGTTCTGGAAAAACGATTGTGGCATTTATGACGATGTTATTGGCGCTTGATAATGGTTTTCAAGCCTGCTTGATGGCACCTACCGAAATCTTGGCAAATCAGCATTTTATAGGATTATCAGAATTAGCTAAGGAACTGAATATTAACATTAAACTACTCACTGGTTCAAGTAAGACTGCAGCACGAAGAATCATTCACGAAGAACTAGAAAATGGGACTTTGCAAATCCTGATTGGCACACATGCATTGCTAGAAGACAAGGTGAAATTCAAAAATTTAGGATTAGCAGTAATTGATGAGCAACACCGTTTTGGTGTGGAGCAGCGCTCTAAATTGTGGAAGAAAAACGTGATTCCACCACATGTTTTAGTGATGACCGCAACTCCTATTCCAAGAACACTGGCGATGAGTTTGTATGGCGATCTAGATATCTCTGTGATTGATGAATTGCCTCCGGGAAGAAAACCCATTCAAACGGTACATCGTTTTGATAGCAACCGCTTAAAAGTTTGGAAATTCATACGCGATGAAATTGCGATAGGACGCCAAATTTACATTGTTTATCCGCTGATTCAAGAATCGGAGAAAATGGATTTCAAAGATTTAATGGACGGTTATGAGAGTATTTCTCGTGATTTTCCGCTACCCCAATATGCCATTTCAATTTTACACGGAAAAATGAAACCTGCCGATAAAGATGCTGAAATGAAACGCTTCTCCGAAGGTAAAACCAATATAATGGTCGCAACTACTGTAATAGAGGTGGGTGTTAATGTACCCAATGCTTCAGTAATGATTATAGAAAGTGCGGAACGTTTTGGCCTTTCACAACTACACCAGTTACGAGGTCGCGTAGGGCGTGGTGCCGACCAAAGTTATTGCATCTTGATGACGAGTCATAAATTGAGTTCGGATAGTAAAACCCGAATGGAAACCATGGTGAGTACTAACGATGGTTTTGAAATTGCCGAAGTCGACCTTAAACTTCGTGGTCCTGGAAACTTAATGGGAACGCAGCAAAGTGGTGTACTTAATCTTCAAATTGCTGATATTGTAAAAGACAGAGACATTTTGGCGTTAGCCAGAAACCATGCCATGAAAATATTAAAAGAAGATGCTCCGTTGCAAAAACCAGAACATGCTTCCCTAAGAGCAGTTTATATTGAATTGACCAAAAAGAAAAATATTTGGAACTATATCAGTTAG
- a CDS encoding YhcH/YjgK/YiaL family protein encodes MIIDKIENYGLYANLTERLARGFEFIKNTDLVSIEAGTYEIEDKVVFAIVQEYDTKEIKDCVLEGHTKYIDIQYVIEGSELIGVSTKNDQKVVTSDLDKDYTFYEGETTYLKLEAGMFTVFFPDDLHRPSVKDGESTRVKKVVVKVLI; translated from the coding sequence ATGATAATTGATAAAATTGAAAATTATGGCCTTTACGCTAACCTAACCGAAAGATTAGCTAGAGGATTTGAATTTATTAAAAATACTGATTTGGTTTCAATAGAAGCAGGGACCTATGAAATTGAGGATAAAGTCGTATTTGCTATTGTTCAGGAATACGATACAAAAGAAATCAAAGATTGTGTACTCGAAGGTCATACAAAATATATCGATATTCAATATGTGATTGAAGGGTCTGAATTAATTGGGGTAAGTACCAAAAATGATCAAAAAGTAGTGACTAGTGATTTAGATAAAGATTACACTTTTTATGAAGGGGAAACAACATATTTAAAACTGGAGGCAGGAATGTTTACGGTGTTTTTTCCAGATGATTTGCACAGACCAAGTGTAAAAGATGGAGAAAGCACCAGAGTTAAAAAAGTAGTTGTCAAGGTTTTGATTTAA
- a CDS encoding DUF1697 domain-containing protein, giving the protein MTTHLALLRGINVSGHNMMKMDLLKTTLEKIGFTNVATYIQSGNVFVDSEEESAAKVGFIIKQEIFKAFGHDVPTIVIGIEDLKKCFTNNPFLKEKELDIKKIYVAFVSKELRSENINDLKISQFKPDEAQIDGNRIFIKYAVGAGKTRLDQKYIEKKLSLTATIRNWNTVTQLLKMYEER; this is encoded by the coding sequence ATGACAACGCATCTCGCACTCCTTCGTGGTATCAATGTTTCTGGACATAATATGATGAAAATGGATTTATTAAAAACGACTTTGGAGAAAATAGGTTTTACCAATGTGGCTACCTATATTCAATCAGGTAATGTTTTTGTAGATTCTGAAGAAGAAAGTGCTGCCAAAGTTGGTTTCATCATCAAACAAGAAATTTTTAAAGCATTTGGACATGATGTACCAACGATTGTAATAGGAATAGAAGATTTAAAAAAATGTTTTACCAACAATCCTTTTTTGAAAGAGAAAGAATTGGACATCAAAAAAATATATGTGGCTTTTGTTTCTAAAGAATTGCGTTCTGAAAATATCAATGATTTAAAAATTAGTCAGTTTAAACCAGATGAAGCCCAAATTGACGGCAACAGAATCTTTATTAAATATGCCGTAGGTGCAGGAAAAACTCGATTAGACCAAAAATACATTGAGAAAAAATTAAGTCTTACTGCAACGATTAGAAATTGGAATACAGTAACGCAGTTGTTGAAAATGTATGAAGAACGATAA
- a CDS encoding TlpA family protein disulfide reductase: protein MKKIVLLFTFLFVLNVFSQQKKMWAKSIINQKAPKITVEKWLSDKPNTKGKFILIDFWATWCGPCKRAIPELNKFKTEFENDLVVIGISDETKEEVNKLIDPKIEYYSAIDTNRKMYDFLGIAAIPHCILIDPDGIIRWEGYPILRGYELTSEVIKKIIGEYKK from the coding sequence ATGAAAAAAATAGTATTACTCTTCACATTTTTGTTTGTTTTGAATGTTTTCTCACAGCAAAAAAAAATGTGGGCTAAATCAATTATTAATCAAAAGGCGCCAAAAATCACTGTTGAAAAATGGCTTTCTGATAAGCCTAATACAAAAGGAAAATTTATCTTAATAGATTTTTGGGCAACTTGGTGTGGTCCGTGTAAAAGAGCTATTCCAGAATTGAATAAGTTTAAAACAGAATTTGAAAATGATCTTGTAGTAATAGGTATTAGCGATGAAACAAAAGAGGAAGTAAATAAACTTATTGACCCTAAAATTGAGTATTATAGTGCAATTGATACCAATAGAAAAATGTATGATTTTCTAGGGATAGCTGCTATTCCACATTGTATTTTAATAGATCCTGATGGGATTATACGTTGGGAAGGTTACCCGATATTAAGAGGATATGAATTAACATCTGAAGTTATAAAAAAGATCATTGGGGAATATAAAAAATAA
- a CDS encoding serine hydrolase — MKKTTTPFLFKLVFLIFTILLISLPHAVAQNKTAELDKLMNQAHASGVFNGTVLVAENGKVIYRKAFGYANKETKQLLKPEFCFDLASVSKQFTAMGIMILKERNKLSYDDKITKYFPEFPVYGKDITIRNLLNQTSGMPLYQPFAKKYNLTNAEILKIIEEREALDAGIGERYVYNNAGYVMLGLIVEKVSNKSLAAFLKENIFKPLKMKNTLVGDTPKIDLKNRAIGYTVIGELDDYVVSHTGSTSMFSNVDDLFLWDQALYTEKLVSKKTMQEAFTPVVLNDGSVSNYGFGWFVTPEKKSVNHSGSDFGYRAFIMRDLEKKSTYIWLTNAGNAINKDEMNVAIENILASKPYEIPKITVFSELQKALEVNSVDDAIAKTTKSIQSKPNEYAMDDAAINELGYKFLNEKKLSEAFSIFKFNVLINPNSSNVYDSLGEAYLLQKDTANAVENYKKSVALNPDNANAKNVLKKLGIATTDLITDVTVAPEVLKSYLGRYQLNENYFFTVTEDKGQLYIQGTNEKITTVYPMAQNRFYSKIITAQFTFNSDKNGHVDSLTLNMGKDMNAKKVE; from the coding sequence ATGAAGAAAACAACAACCCCATTTTTATTCAAATTAGTATTTCTAATTTTCACTATTCTATTGATTAGTTTACCACATGCTGTAGCGCAAAATAAAACGGCAGAACTAGATAAATTAATGAATCAAGCTCATGCAAGTGGTGTATTTAATGGGACTGTTTTAGTTGCTGAAAATGGAAAAGTGATTTATCGCAAAGCTTTTGGCTATGCCAATAAAGAAACAAAACAGTTATTAAAACCAGAATTTTGTTTTGATTTGGCATCTGTTTCTAAGCAATTCACTGCTATGGGAATAATGATTTTAAAAGAAAGAAATAAGCTTTCGTACGATGATAAAATCACCAAGTATTTCCCTGAATTCCCTGTTTATGGGAAGGATATTACAATACGGAATTTACTAAATCAAACATCGGGTATGCCATTATATCAGCCATTCGCTAAGAAATATAACCTGACGAATGCTGAAATTTTAAAAATAATAGAAGAAAGAGAAGCGTTGGACGCTGGCATTGGAGAGCGCTATGTGTATAATAATGCTGGTTACGTTATGTTGGGTTTAATTGTAGAAAAAGTTTCGAATAAGTCCTTAGCAGCATTTTTGAAAGAAAATATTTTTAAGCCATTAAAAATGAAAAATACTTTGGTTGGGGATACACCAAAAATTGATTTAAAAAATAGAGCTATTGGTTATACTGTTATTGGTGAACTTGACGATTATGTAGTTTCACACACGGGTTCTACAAGTATGTTTTCAAATGTTGATGATTTGTTTTTATGGGATCAAGCTTTATATACTGAAAAGTTAGTTTCTAAAAAAACTATGCAAGAAGCGTTTACTCCTGTTGTTTTAAATGATGGTTCAGTATCTAATTACGGTTTTGGATGGTTTGTTACTCCAGAAAAAAAATCAGTTAACCACTCAGGAAGTGATTTTGGTTACCGTGCGTTTATCATGAGGGATTTAGAGAAAAAAAGCACTTATATCTGGCTTACGAATGCTGGAAATGCTATTAATAAAGATGAGATGAATGTGGCGATAGAAAACATATTAGCGTCTAAACCTTATGAAATTCCTAAGATTACCGTTTTTTCAGAATTACAAAAAGCATTAGAAGTAAACTCGGTAGATGATGCTATTGCAAAAACGACTAAATCTATACAATCGAAGCCAAATGAGTATGCAATGGACGATGCTGCTATTAATGAATTGGGTTACAAATTCCTTAACGAAAAGAAATTATCGGAAGCCTTTTCGATATTTAAATTTAATGTTCTAATAAATCCAAACTCTTCAAATGTTTATGATAGTTTAGGAGAGGCTTATCTATTGCAAAAAGACACCGCAAATGCTGTCGAAAATTATAAAAAATCAGTGGCACTAAATCCAGATAATGCAAATGCAAAAAACGTTTTAAAAAAATTAGGGATTGCAACAACTGATTTAATTACTGATGTTACAGTTGCTCCAGAAGTTCTTAAAAGCTATTTGGGTAGATATCAGTTAAATGAAAATTATTTTTTTACAGTAACCGAGGATAAAGGGCAATTATATATTCAAGGAACTAACGAAAAAATTACAACTGTATATCCAATGGCGCAAAATAGATTTTATAGTAAAATAATTACAGCTCAGTTTACTTTTAATAGCGATAAAAATGGACATGTTGATAGCTTGACATTAAATATGGGAAAAGATATGAATGCTAAAAAAGTGGAATAA
- the bla gene encoding BlaB/IND/MUS family subclass B1 metallo-beta-lactamase, protein MKKHILLTTLFLIVSSTFSFGQTVKNELKISPITTNFYVYTTYKMFGAKKQDANAMYVVTPAGVILFDSPWDDFPYQLLLDSIEAKHHKKVVLALSTHSHEDRTSGIDFYKQHGIKTYTTKKTDKISKENKRPRAEFLMTKDSVFNIGGFKFETFYGGEGHTKDNIVVWFDQQKVLYGGCLVKSIDATDLEYVGEANIKQWPNTIKRVQARFKNPKYIITGHHDWTSTNALSHTLDLLEENKKTK, encoded by the coding sequence ATGAAAAAACACATTCTTCTAACAACCTTATTTTTAATAGTCAGTTCTACTTTTTCTTTTGGTCAAACCGTAAAAAACGAATTAAAAATTAGCCCAATTACGACTAATTTTTATGTTTACACTACCTATAAAATGTTTGGCGCTAAAAAACAAGATGCCAATGCGATGTATGTGGTTACTCCAGCTGGTGTTATTCTTTTTGATTCCCCTTGGGATGATTTTCCATATCAATTGTTATTGGATAGTATTGAAGCAAAACATCATAAAAAAGTAGTTTTGGCACTATCCACACATTCTCATGAAGATAGAACTTCAGGAATTGATTTCTACAAACAACATGGAATAAAAACCTATACCACTAAGAAAACAGATAAAATTTCGAAAGAAAATAAAAGACCAAGGGCTGAATTCCTAATGACTAAAGATTCTGTTTTCAATATTGGTGGATTTAAGTTTGAAACCTTTTATGGCGGTGAAGGGCATACAAAAGATAATATTGTAGTTTGGTTTGATCAACAGAAAGTGCTTTATGGGGGATGCTTAGTAAAGAGCATAGATGCTACAGACTTAGAATATGTTGGAGAAGCTAATATAAAGCAATGGCCAAATACAATTAAACGGGTGCAAGCTAGATTCAAAAACCCAAAATACATTATTACAGGACATCATGATTGGACAAGTACAAATGCTTTAAGTCATACTTTAGATTTATTGGAAGAAAATAAAAAAACAAAGTGA
- a CDS encoding efflux RND transporter permease subunit, which yields MSLSTLSIKRPVMTIVMNLTIVLFGIIGYTYLGVREFPSIDPAQVSIRTNYTGANSDIIESQITEPLEKAINSIDGIRNITSSSAQGSSNITVEFNLDKDLEEAANDVRDKVSQAIRSLPQDIDAPPVVSKADANSDAIISMTVQSDTRSPLELSDYAENVISQRLETIPGVSGVQIWGQKRYAMRLWIDPVKLASYGLTVAEVRTALNAQNVELPSGKLTGDNTELTVKTVGNLATAEEFNNIIIRTNGDKIVRLSDVGRAELGPENIETKLSQSGLPLIGLAIVPRPGANYLDISKSFYEQFEALKKDLPKDIKLNIALDNTIFVKKSVLEVAETLGISILLVILIIYLFFRDWAIAFRPLIDIPVSLIATFFIMWLFGFSINVLTLLAIVLATGLVVDDGIVVTENIFKKVEEGMTPIEAAIKGSNEIFFAVISISITLAAVFLPVIFLEGFVGRLFREFGVVIGAAVLISAFVSLTLTPMLNAYLMKGGEQKKSKFYVLTEPYFQKLNTNYADALSRFMAKKWWSFPILFACFALIFVFYNLIQKETAPYDDRSSLILRMTAPEGASYEYTDRFMQEIAQLVDDSIPEKKVSLVVTSPGFGSSSVNSGFMRLSLKEPSERKLSQDEIAEKLTKWTKQYPDAKTSVTQQPTIAVNRRGGLPIQYIIQTQSFAKLEEKIPLFMEEAANNPTFAMTDVNLKFNKPEINVTIDREKAESLGISVIDIAQTLQLSLSGQRFGYFMKKGKQYQVIGQFDQKDRSKPLDLTSMYVKNNKGDLIQMDNIVSIEEQSKPPQLYHNNRFMSATVSAALAPGKSINDGIEAMEQIRAKVLDDTFTTDLGGESRDFVESSSNTSFAFGLALLLIFLILAAQFESFIDPFIIILTVPMAVAGALFSLWLFDQTWNIFSQIGTVMLIGLVTKNGILIVEFANQLREQGKPKLQAILEASEARLRPILMTSLAISLGALPIAMSLGAASTSRIGMGVVIVGGTIFSLVLTLFVIPALYFMWSKARKHYPEFEHIEEYENESK from the coding sequence ATGAGTTTATCTACACTAAGTATTAAAAGACCCGTGATGACTATTGTTATGAATTTAACAATAGTATTATTTGGGATTATAGGATATACCTACCTTGGCGTTCGAGAATTTCCTTCTATAGATCCCGCTCAAGTTTCTATTCGTACCAATTATACTGGTGCTAATAGTGATATTATAGAGTCACAAATTACGGAACCACTTGAAAAAGCAATCAACTCGATTGACGGAATTAGAAATATCACTTCTTCCAGTGCACAAGGAAGTAGCAATATCACGGTAGAATTTAACTTAGATAAAGACTTAGAAGAAGCCGCCAATGATGTTCGTGACAAAGTATCTCAAGCCATTCGAAGCTTACCACAAGATATTGATGCGCCACCTGTAGTTTCTAAGGCTGATGCCAATAGTGATGCAATTATTTCGATGACCGTACAAAGTGACACTCGTAGTCCACTAGAATTAAGTGATTATGCGGAAAATGTAATTTCACAACGTTTAGAAACCATTCCTGGGGTAAGTGGTGTTCAAATTTGGGGTCAAAAGCGCTACGCCATGCGACTTTGGATTGATCCTGTAAAACTAGCTTCCTACGGATTGACAGTAGCCGAAGTGCGCACCGCATTGAATGCACAAAATGTCGAATTGCCTTCAGGAAAATTAACGGGTGATAATACGGAGTTGACCGTAAAAACGGTTGGAAACTTAGCAACAGCCGAAGAATTCAATAACATCATCATCCGAACGAATGGTGATAAAATTGTCCGTTTAAGTGATGTGGGAAGAGCTGAATTAGGTCCTGAAAATATCGAAACCAAATTAAGTCAGTCGGGTTTACCATTGATTGGTCTTGCGATTGTTCCTCGTCCAGGCGCAAATTATCTAGATATTTCGAAATCTTTTTATGAGCAATTCGAAGCGTTAAAGAAGGATTTGCCAAAGGATATCAAATTAAACATTGCGCTTGACAATACCATTTTTGTAAAAAAATCAGTACTGGAAGTGGCCGAAACCTTGGGGATTTCTATTCTTTTGGTAATTTTAATTATCTACTTATTTTTTAGAGATTGGGCTATTGCTTTTAGACCTTTAATTGACATCCCAGTTTCTTTGATTGCAACCTTTTTCATCATGTGGTTGTTTGGTTTTTCAATCAATGTTTTGACCTTATTAGCCATTGTTTTAGCAACAGGATTAGTAGTTGATGACGGAATTGTTGTCACCGAAAATATTTTCAAAAAAGTAGAAGAAGGTATGACGCCTATCGAGGCAGCTATTAAAGGGTCTAACGAAATCTTTTTTGCAGTAATCTCTATTTCAATCACCTTAGCTGCAGTATTCTTACCTGTAATATTTCTGGAAGGATTTGTGGGCCGACTCTTTCGAGAGTTTGGTGTCGTTATTGGTGCGGCGGTTTTAATTTCGGCCTTTGTATCGTTAACTCTTACACCCATGTTGAATGCCTATTTAATGAAAGGTGGCGAACAAAAAAAATCAAAATTCTACGTTTTAACCGAACCGTATTTCCAAAAATTAAACACTAATTATGCCGATGCGCTAAGTCGTTTTATGGCTAAAAAATGGTGGAGTTTCCCCATCTTATTTGCTTGCTTTGCTTTGATTTTTGTTTTTTATAATTTGATCCAAAAAGAAACTGCACCTTATGATGACCGTAGTTCTTTAATTCTAAGAATGACTGCTCCTGAAGGCGCGAGTTATGAATATACGGACCGATTCATGCAAGAAATCGCCCAATTGGTAGATGACTCTATTCCAGAGAAAAAAGTAAGTTTGGTCGTGACTTCCCCTGGTTTTGGATCTTCCTCAGTGAATAGTGGTTTTATGCGTCTTTCGTTAAAAGAACCAAGTGAAAGAAAACTATCCCAAGATGAAATTGCCGAAAAATTAACCAAATGGACCAAACAATATCCGGATGCCAAAACATCAGTGACACAACAGCCTACCATCGCCGTAAATAGACGTGGTGGTTTGCCTATTCAATACATCATTCAAACCCAAAGTTTTGCTAAGTTAGAAGAGAAAATTCCATTATTTATGGAGGAAGCGGCCAACAATCCTACTTTTGCCATGACCGATGTGAATTTGAAATTCAACAAACCCGAAATCAACGTAACTATTGACCGTGAAAAAGCGGAGAGTTTAGGTATTTCAGTAATTGATATTGCACAAACTTTGCAATTATCCTTAAGCGGACAGCGTTTTGGCTATTTCATGAAAAAAGGAAAACAATACCAAGTTATTGGACAATTTGACCAAAAAGACCGTTCGAAACCATTGGATTTAACCTCAATGTATGTTAAAAACAACAAAGGGGATTTAATCCAAATGGATAATATTGTGAGTATCGAGGAACAAAGTAAACCGCCACAGTTGTATCATAACAATCGATTCATGTCGGCTACTGTTTCTGCGGCGCTCGCTCCAGGCAAAAGTATCAATGATGGAATTGAAGCTATGGAACAAATTAGAGCCAAAGTACTTGACGATACTTTTACTACCGATTTAGGTGGAGAATCTAGGGATTTTGTAGAGAGTAGTTCGAATACTTCTTTTGCTTTTGGATTGGCTTTACTATTAATATTTTTAATCTTGGCGGCACAATTTGAAAGTTTCATTGATCCGTTTATCATTATACTTACCGTTCCTATGGCCGTGGCAGGAGCCTTATTTTCCTTATGGTTATTTGACCAAACTTGGAATATTTTTAGCCAAATTGGAACTGTAATGCTAATAGGTTTAGTAACCAAAAACGGAATCTTAATTGTCGAATTTGCGAATCAGCTTCGGGAACAAGGCAAACCAAAACTACAAGCCATTCTAGAAGCTTCGGAGGCACGATTGAGACCTATTTTAATGACAAGTTTAGCGATTTCCTTGGGAGCTTTACCAATCGCTATGTCGCTTGGTGCCGCTTCGACAAGTAGAATTGGAATGGGAGTTGTAATTGTAGGAGGAACTATTTTCTCATTGGTATTAACCTTATTTGTAATTCCAGCACTTTATTTTATGTGGTCTAAAGCCCGCAAGCATTACCCAGAATTTGAACACATTGAGGAATATGAAAACGAAAGTAAATAA